A window of Cellulomonas wangleii genomic DNA:
GTCGTCGATGAGGCCGCCGTCCTCCGCGGCGGTCACGAAGTCCGCGGGCGGCACCCGCCCCAGGCGGGGGTGGTCCCACCGGGCCAGCGCCTCCACCCCGGTCACCGCCCCGGAGGCCAGGTCGACCACGGGCTGCAGCTCGACGTGCAGCGCGCGTGCCGCGAGCGCGGCGGCGAGGTCGTCGACCAGCCGGTGGGGCTGGCGCTCCGAGAGGACGGTGCGGCCCCGGCCCGCGGCCTTGGCCGCGTACAGCGCCGCGTCGGTGCGGCGCAGCACCTCGGCGGCCGTCTCGCCCTCCGCGTGCTCGGCGACGCCGCAGGACGCGGCGGTCGGTGCGGCGGCGCACAGCCGGTCCGCCAGGGTGACCGCCTCCTCGCCCGTCCGTCCCGGCAGCAGCACCGCGAACTCGTCGCCGCCGCGGCGGCCCAGCACCATGCCAGGGACGTCGAGCCCGCGCCACGCGTCCGCGGCGCCGCGCAGCAGCTCGTCGCCCACCGCGTGCCCGTGCTCGTCGTTGACGCGCTTGAAGTGGTCGAGGTCGAGCAGCACCAGCGACAGCGGCATGCCCCGGCGCTCGTGCCGGTCGATCGCCTGCTCGAGGGCCGCGTCCCACGCGCGGCGGTCGGGCAGTCCCGTCAGCGCGTCGACGCCGGCGGTGGACGCGTGCTGCCCCAGCACGCCCACGACGCCGGCCACCCCGCACCACAGCGCGACGTACGACGCGCAGACCAGGACCGGCAGGTCGTGCACCACCAGCAGCGGCACCACCTGCCACGCGGAGGCGAACCCGACGACCGCCCACGCGTCGCGGCGTCGGAGGAACAGGGTCGACTCGACCCCCAGCAGCATGGCGAGCGACGCGGACGCCAGCGCCAGCGTCGGCGTGGGCGCGAGCGCGGTGCCGACGCCGAGCGTCGCCGCACCGACGAGCAGGGTGGCCCCCAGCGTGCGCCGCGGGATGTGCGGACGGACCACGAGCAGGACCGTGCCCGTGAGCGCCGCCGCGACCGCGACGGCCAGCAGCATCCCGCCGCGCGGGTCCCCGCTGCGCACCACGTCGACGGCCAGGAGCGCCGCCGCGCCGCCGCCGACGAGGAACAGCCCCGCGGTGGTGCGCACGACGACGTCGGCCGTGCCGGTGCGCGTCGTCGGGGCCATCCGCCCACCCTCGGCCCGCGCGGCGCCCGTGTCCAGATTTGGGGGGTTTTGCCCATCGAGCGGGTGGCAGGATCACCCGCTCGCCGCGCGTGACGGGCGGCGCCTCACCAGCGGCGGAAGCCGCCCTCCGTGGACAGCACCTGGCCGACGACCCAGCGGCCCGCGTCGGACACCAGCCACGCGATGAGCCGTGCCGGGTCGTCCGGCTCGCCGAACCGGCCGCCGGGGAAGTGCGCGAGGACCGCCTCGAGGACCTCCGGCGGCCGGTCGGCGGTGTCGACGTCGAGGTAGCCGGTGTTCACCGGGCCGGGGTTCACGGTGTTGAGGACGATGCCCCGCCCGATCAGGTCGTCCGCGACCGACGCCGTCAGCCCGGCCAGCGCCGCCTTGGACGCGGCGTAGGCGATCTCGGACGGCATGGCTCCCAGCAGCTGGCCCGACGTCATCCACACCACCCGGCCGCCCGGACGCCCGTCGTGCTGGTCCGCGAACGCCTGGGTCGCCAGGATCGTCGCGCGGGTGTTGACCGCCCAGTGGGCGTCGAGCATCTCGGGGGTCTGCTGCGCAAGCGGGCCGTCATGGCCGCTGCGCGCGTGGTTGCAGACCAGCACGTCCAGGTGCCCCAGCGCGTCCGCGGCCCGGTCGACCAGCTCCCGGCCCGCCGTGGGTGCCGCCAGGTCCAGGCTCGTCGCGCCCAGCCGCGCACCCGGCACGAGCTGCTCGCGCAGCCCGGCCAGCACCGCGTCGACGTCGTCCGCACCCCACGGCTGCTCCGCGTCGTGCGGCGCCCAGTGCTGGACGAACACGCTCGCCCCCGCCCGCGCCAGGCGTGACGCGACCGCGTACCCGATGCCCCGGCGGCGGCTCACCCCGGTGACCACGGCCGTCCGTCCCTGCAGGTCCTCGCTCATGGTCGCCGACCGTAGGGGCCGCGCCCCGCGCAGGCCAGGGGATTGCGCACCTGCCGGTCCGATCCCGCCTCGCGGCGGGTCGTCCCCGCTACCCTGACGTGCGGGGGGCGGACGCGCGCACCCTCGGCGCGGCCGACGGCCGTGCGCCGCGAGACGCACACGCCGGGCCCGGCCCGCGGAAGGGTGGCCATGCAGACCGGTGCCGTGCCCCAGCCCGCCCTCGAGCGGATGGTCGAACCCACCGGGCACCCCCTGGTCGTGGGCGTCGTCCCCGGGCAGGACCCGCTGGTCGTGCGGACCGCCGCGGCGTGGGCGCGCGCGGTCGGCGCCCCGCACCTGCACCTGGCCTACGTCGACGTGACCCGGTACGTGGTGCAGGAGTACCCGGACGGGTCCGTCGCGCACATGTCGATCCGGCCCGCCGGTGCGGACGACGCCTGGCGGCGCACGCGCGACGAGCTGCGCGCGCACGCCGCCGAGCACCTGACCGGGCAGGACGTCGTCTGGCGCGTGCACTACCTGGCGGGTCGTCCCGACCGCGCCCTGACCCACCTGGCCCGGGCGGTCGACGCGTCGGCGTTCGTCGTGGGCAGCGGGTCCGGGCGGCTGCGCGAGCTGGTCGACGGGTCGATCGCGCTGCGCCTGGCCCACCACCAGCACCGGCCCGTGCTCACGGTGCCGTTGCGCGTCGTGGACTGGAAGGACCCGCGCGCCCCGTGGCAGCGGTGACACCGGCGGCGCCTGCGGGTGTCCCGGTCCCCGCGCCGCCGACCCACGCGCCGCCGACCCCAGGTGCGGTCGCCCTGGTCGCCGCCGGGGGCAGCGTCGGCGTGCTGGTCCGGGCCGCCCTGGCCCAGGCCGTGCCCGCGGCGCCCGGCGGGTGGCCCTGGACGACGTGGGCGGTCAACGTGGTCGGCTCGCTGCTGCTCGGCGTGCTGCTGGGCGTGCTGCAGCGCGGCCCCGACGCGGGGCGCCGACGGGCGGTACGGCTGGGCGTGGGCACCGGTGTGCTCGGCGGGTTCACGACGTACAGCACGTTCGCCGTGGAGGTGCAGACGCTGGTCGCCGGCGGGCACGTCGTCGGCGTCGCGTACGCGCTCGTGAGCGTCGTGGCGGGCGTGGCGGCGGCCGCCGCGGGTCTGGTGCTCACGGGCCGACGCACGCGGTCGGCCGGCGCGCCGGCCGGCGCACCGGGCACCGGTGGGCGGGGCGACGCGTGATCGTCGTGCTCGCGCTCGCGGGTGGTCTCGGCGCGGCCGCGCGCTTCGTCGTCGACACCGCGGTGGCCCGCCGTGCCCGGACGTCCGTGCCCGTGGGGACGGCC
This region includes:
- a CDS encoding CrcB family protein — protein: MAAVTPAAPAGVPVPAPPTHAPPTPGAVALVAAGGSVGVLVRAALAQAVPAAPGGWPWTTWAVNVVGSLLLGVLLGVLQRGPDAGRRRAVRLGVGTGVLGGFTTYSTFAVEVQTLVAGGHVVGVAYALVSVVAGVAAAAAGLVLTGRRTRSAGAPAGAPGTGGRGDA
- a CDS encoding putative bifunctional diguanylate cyclase/phosphodiesterase, with amino-acid sequence MAPTTRTGTADVVVRTTAGLFLVGGGAAALLAVDVVRSGDPRGGMLLAVAVAAALTGTVLLVVRPHIPRRTLGATLLVGAATLGVGTALAPTPTLALASASLAMLLGVESTLFLRRRDAWAVVGFASAWQVVPLLVVHDLPVLVCASYVALWCGVAGVVGVLGQHASTAGVDALTGLPDRRAWDAALEQAIDRHERRGMPLSLVLLDLDHFKRVNDEHGHAVGDELLRGAADAWRGLDVPGMVLGRRGGDEFAVLLPGRTGEEAVTLADRLCAAAPTAASCGVAEHAEGETAAEVLRRTDAALYAAKAAGRGRTVLSERQPHRLVDDLAAALAARALHVELQPVVDLASGAVTGVEALARWDHPRLGRVPPADFVTAAEDGGLIDDLGAAVLALACADGRVLETAWGRQVLLGVNVSGHELVGQGYADRVLRVLQDAGRPADRLVLEVTESVVEASGPAAQRALTTLREHGVRIAIDDFGTGFSSLSRLDELPADLLKLDRAFLTTLTTSPRRQVLVRELLHLCEELDIVVVAEGVETAEQASLLQELGCRAAQGYRFAPPQPVAELARVPWGHLVPPSGSAPPPRA
- a CDS encoding SDR family oxidoreductase, with amino-acid sequence MSEDLQGRTAVVTGVSRRRGIGYAVASRLARAGASVFVQHWAPHDAEQPWGADDVDAVLAGLREQLVPGARLGATSLDLAAPTAGRELVDRAADALGHLDVLVCNHARSGHDGPLAQQTPEMLDAHWAVNTRATILATQAFADQHDGRPGGRVVWMTSGQLLGAMPSEIAYAASKAALAGLTASVADDLIGRGIVLNTVNPGPVNTGYLDVDTADRPPEVLEAVLAHFPGGRFGEPDDPARLIAWLVSDAGRWVVGQVLSTEGGFRRW
- a CDS encoding universal stress protein, translating into MPQPALERMVEPTGHPLVVGVVPGQDPLVVRTAAAWARAVGAPHLHLAYVDVTRYVVQEYPDGSVAHMSIRPAGADDAWRRTRDELRAHAAEHLTGQDVVWRVHYLAGRPDRALTHLARAVDASAFVVGSGSGRLRELVDGSIALRLAHHQHRPVLTVPLRVVDWKDPRAPWQR